The following coding sequences lie in one Synechococcus sp. PCC 7336 genomic window:
- a CDS encoding diflavin flavoprotein: MIASLPKQQRDVQKLFLLKNTFALRSRTWERLKFEIEYALQKGTTANSFLIQADRTALIDPPGESFSEIFLETLEQLVELKAIDLVVLGHINPNRVKTLIQLLERAPQIEVLCSTPAAKQLPQLFEKEEFTAEVNIRAVKRGDILDLGQGHRLEFCPIPTPKWPDGMATYDPATQILFTDKLFGAHVCGDQVWDEGWKVYESDRRYYYDSLMATQARQVDAALDRFESFEIKGYAPGHGPLVRYGLTPLTQSYREWNRVQSTQMLSAAVIYASAYGNTATMAQAIGRGIAKAGVTVESINCEFASTEEIKSVLEKTSGFIFGSPTLGGHAPTPVQTALGTALSIASKEQLVGVFGSYGWSGEAVDIIANKLRDAGYLFGFEPLSVKFTPDAAMLQKCEELGTDFGQALKKGLKQKTKAARQPATNVEQAVGRIIGSLCVVTAKRESASSAMLASWVSQATFDPPGLTVAVAKDRAIESLLFPGDTFVLNILAEGKYIPLMKHFLKPFGPGEDRFEGVESAEAEDGTPILSDGLAYLECRVEQRMECGDHWVVYSVVEAGDLLDADGKAALHYRQTGTHY; encoded by the coding sequence GTGATTGCTTCTCTGCCCAAACAGCAGCGTGACGTTCAAAAGCTGTTTCTGCTCAAAAATACCTTTGCGTTGCGATCGCGAACTTGGGAGCGGCTCAAATTCGAGATCGAATATGCGCTGCAAAAGGGGACGACAGCGAATTCCTTTTTGATTCAAGCCGATCGTACTGCCCTAATCGATCCTCCTGGCGAGTCTTTCAGCGAGATTTTTTTAGAGACCCTAGAGCAATTGGTGGAGCTGAAGGCGATCGATCTGGTTGTCTTGGGCCACATCAACCCCAACCGTGTCAAAACCCTGATTCAATTGCTCGAACGCGCTCCTCAAATCGAGGTGCTGTGCTCCACACCTGCCGCCAAGCAACTGCCACAACTATTTGAGAAAGAAGAATTCACGGCAGAGGTCAACATCCGCGCCGTCAAACGGGGCGACATCCTCGACTTGGGTCAAGGCCACCGGCTTGAGTTTTGCCCGATCCCCACCCCCAAATGGCCAGATGGCATGGCCACCTACGACCCAGCCACGCAGATCCTCTTCACCGATAAATTGTTTGGCGCGCACGTCTGCGGCGACCAAGTGTGGGATGAAGGCTGGAAGGTGTACGAGAGCGATCGCCGCTATTACTACGACAGTCTCATGGCCACCCAAGCCCGCCAGGTGGATGCGGCACTCGATCGCTTCGAGTCGTTCGAGATTAAAGGCTATGCCCCCGGTCACGGCCCGTTAGTACGCTACGGTTTGACTCCCCTCACCCAAAGCTATCGCGAGTGGAATCGGGTTCAATCGACGCAAATGCTGTCGGCGGCGGTGATTTATGCCTCGGCTTATGGCAATACGGCCACAATGGCCCAGGCGATCGGGCGGGGCATTGCCAAAGCTGGCGTGACGGTGGAATCGATCAACTGCGAATTTGCCTCCACTGAGGAGATTAAGTCAGTGCTGGAGAAAACCTCCGGTTTCATTTTCGGTTCTCCCACCTTGGGCGGACACGCGCCGACGCCGGTTCAAACGGCTTTGGGCACGGCGCTGTCTATAGCGAGTAAAGAACAGCTCGTGGGGGTATTTGGCTCCTACGGTTGGAGTGGCGAAGCGGTGGACATTATTGCGAACAAGTTACGGGATGCTGGCTATCTGTTTGGGTTCGAGCCGCTGTCGGTGAAGTTTACGCCGGATGCGGCGATGTTGCAGAAGTGCGAGGAATTGGGCACTGATTTCGGGCAGGCGCTGAAGAAGGGGCTGAAGCAGAAGACCAAGGCGGCTCGTCAACCGGCGACGAATGTGGAGCAGGCGGTGGGTCGCATTATTGGCAGTTTGTGCGTGGTGACGGCCAAACGGGAGAGCGCTTCGAGTGCAATGTTGGCCTCTTGGGTGTCGCAGGCGACGTTCGATCCGCCGGGGTTGACGGTGGCGGTGGCGAAGGATCGGGCGATCGAGTCGCTGCTGTTTCCGGGCGATACGTTTGTGCTCAATATTTTGGCCGAGGGCAAGTACATTCCACTGATGAAGCATTTTCTCAAACCCTTTGGTCCGGGGGAGGACCGGTTTGAGGGGGTGGAGTCTGCCGAGGCTGAGGATGGCACGCCAATTTTGTCGGATGGTTTGGCCTACTTGGAGTGTCGGGTCGAGCAGCGGATGGAATGTGGCGACCATTGGGTTGTTTACAGTGTTGTTGAGGCAGGAGATTTGTTAGATGCCGATGGCAAGGCAGCACTGCACTACCGTCAAACTGGCACTCACTATTAA